A single Ammospiza caudacuta isolate bAmmCau1 chromosome 6, bAmmCau1.pri, whole genome shotgun sequence DNA region contains:
- the TBX10 gene encoding T-box transcription factor TBX10 translates to MPGNRAMDTACPATTPMAAFLGGPAEGSPCTPGLGWAGEGPGAGGKNRHVCHAAARLEMGSLWEEFNRLGTEMIVTKAGRRMFPTFQVKLSGLDPLADYVLLMDFIPLDDKRYRYAFHSSSWLAAGRAEPAAPGRVHFHPDSPAKGAQWMRQIVSFDKLKLTNNLLDDNGHIILNSMHRYQPRFHVVFVDPRRDSERFAHQNFKSFSFPETQFMAVTAYQNHRITQLKIASNPFAKGFRDGDPEPWCGVPAGSLLGAMPRARATPLPPGPEKQEKGAPRSHGALAAAPQPPAVPPSFPELPAPTFQPLTCPPGVCVGAKPRTLPYPLPAFPQLSTYGPTAAPAFGYGQQ, encoded by the exons ATGCCGGGGAACAGAGCCATGGACACCGCCTGCCCTGCCACCACACCCATGGCAG CGTTCCTGGGGGGCCCGGCTGAGGGGTCTCCATGCACCCCCGGCCTCGGGTGGGCTGGCGAGGGGCCGGGGGCCGGCGGCAAGAACCGGCACGTGTGCCACGCCGCGGCACGGCTGGAGATGGGCAGCCTCTGGGAGGAGTTCAACCGCCTGGGCACCGAGATGATCGTCACCAAGGCAGGCAG GAGGATGTTCCCAACCTTTCAGGTGAAGCTTTCGGGGCTGGATCCGTTGGCCGACTATGTCCTGCTCATGGATTTCATCCCGCTGGATGACAAGAGATAcag ataTGCCTTCCACAGCTCATCCTGGCTGGCagcgggccgggccgagccggcGGCTCCTGGCCGCGTCCACTTCCACCCCGACTCCCCTGCCAAGGGCGCCCAGTGGATGCGGCAGATCGTGTCCTTCGACAAGCTCAAGCTGACCAACAACCTCCTGGACGACAACGGCCAT ATCATCCTCAACTCCATGCACCGCTACCAGCCCCGCTTCCACGTCGTCTTTGTGGACCCACGGCGCGACAGCGAGCGCTTCGCCCACCAGAACTTCAAGTCCTTCAGCTTCCCCGAGACCCAGTTCATGGCAGTGACAGCCTACCAGAACCACCGG ATCACCCAGCTGAAGATCGCCAGCAACCCCTTTGCCAAGGGATTTCGGGACGGCGACCCCGAGCCATG GTGTGGGGTGCCGGCAGGGTCCCTGCTGGGGGCAATGCCCCGTGCCCGGGCCACCCCGCTACCCCCGGGGCCCGAGAAGCAGGAGAAAG gggctccaCGCAGCCACggggctctggctgctgcccccCAACCGCCAGCAGTACCCCCCAGTTTCCCCGAGCTCCCTGCCCCCACCTTCcagcccctcacctgccccCCTGGTGTCTGTGTGGGAGCCAAACCCCGCACCCTGCCCTACCCCCTGCCCGCCTTCCCCCAGCTCAGCACCTACGGCCCCACCGCAGCCCCAGCCTTTGGCTACGGCCAGCAGTGA